A window of the Candidatus Paraluminiphilus aquimaris genome harbors these coding sequences:
- the glmS gene encoding glutamine--fructose-6-phosphate transaminase (isomerizing) has protein sequence MCGIVAAAAQREVSEILLEGLRRLEYRGYDSAGMALIDKDHALQLHKYAGKVQALEDANAQNPIAGFRGIAQTRWATHGEPTSLNAHPHLAGDRVALVHNGIIENHSHLRDTLISEGVEFLSQTDTEVIVHLIHKALMSGATLLEAVQRTIAQLEGAYAIAVVDIEHEDEVIVAREGSPLVLGVGSGETFAGSDTLALRQVTDTFVYLEDGDLAILKPTGFQIVDAQGDAIDRPKTRLTGSDGQADRGGFEHYMLKEIYEQPDRLRDTLTFESLDDSLFGDNAAAIFDQVQAVQIIACGTSYHAGLVARHWLEALAGVPCQVEVASEFRYRRSVALPGTLVVTISQSGETADTLAAIKHLSDDHALAKLAICNVDHSAIVRASDLVFLTKAGPEIGVASTKAFTTQLAALMVLMACIARRQPKSRLDEALVMQAIAELPSAVEATIAQDAKISGLATHFIQRDHALFLGRGVYHPVAKEGALKLKEISYIHAEAYPAGELKHGPLALVDDKMPIVAVAPKDDLLDKLKSNLEEVRARGGQLFVFADQAVGYESGPGVTVIDVPSVSELAGPIVYTVVLQLLSYHVAVAKGTDVDKPRNLAKSVTVE, from the coding sequence ATGTGTGGAATAGTGGCAGCGGCAGCTCAGCGCGAAGTCTCTGAAATTTTACTGGAGGGGCTTAGGCGGCTTGAGTACCGAGGTTATGATTCGGCTGGCATGGCCTTGATCGACAAGGACCATGCGCTTCAATTGCACAAATATGCAGGCAAAGTGCAGGCGCTTGAGGATGCGAATGCGCAAAACCCTATTGCGGGTTTCCGTGGTATTGCGCAAACCCGTTGGGCGACGCACGGAGAGCCCACGTCTTTGAACGCTCACCCCCACCTTGCGGGTGATCGTGTGGCACTTGTCCATAACGGGATTATTGAAAACCATTCACATTTAAGAGATACCTTGATCTCTGAAGGCGTTGAATTTCTGTCGCAGACAGACACGGAAGTCATTGTTCATTTAATTCATAAAGCACTGATGTCAGGTGCAACGTTGTTAGAGGCAGTGCAACGAACAATTGCTCAACTCGAAGGCGCTTACGCGATAGCCGTTGTCGATATCGAACACGAAGACGAAGTGATCGTTGCGCGAGAAGGCAGCCCATTGGTGTTGGGTGTGGGCAGTGGCGAGACCTTTGCCGGATCAGACACGCTTGCCTTGCGTCAGGTCACCGATACATTTGTTTACCTTGAAGATGGTGACCTTGCCATTTTGAAGCCAACAGGCTTTCAAATCGTTGACGCACAGGGTGATGCGATAGACCGCCCTAAAACACGTCTGACTGGCAGTGATGGCCAAGCTGATCGCGGCGGTTTCGAGCACTACATGCTCAAGGAGATTTATGAGCAGCCTGATCGGTTGCGCGATACGTTAACGTTCGAGTCACTCGATGACAGTTTGTTTGGTGATAATGCGGCGGCGATCTTTGATCAAGTTCAAGCGGTACAAATAATAGCCTGCGGTACTAGCTACCACGCTGGCCTCGTTGCGCGTCACTGGTTAGAAGCCCTCGCTGGCGTACCCTGCCAGGTGGAGGTGGCCTCTGAATTTCGTTATCGGCGGTCGGTGGCCCTGCCTGGCACATTGGTTGTGACAATTTCTCAGTCTGGCGAGACGGCTGATACGCTCGCAGCGATTAAGCACCTATCCGATGACCATGCACTGGCTAAACTCGCAATTTGTAATGTCGACCACAGTGCCATTGTGCGAGCGAGTGATCTCGTGTTCCTCACTAAAGCGGGTCCTGAAATTGGGGTTGCCTCAACAAAGGCATTTACCACGCAATTGGCGGCGTTGATGGTACTTATGGCCTGCATTGCCCGTCGCCAGCCAAAAAGTAGGCTTGATGAAGCACTTGTGATGCAAGCGATTGCTGAATTGCCCTCGGCGGTGGAGGCGACCATTGCGCAAGACGCTAAAATTAGTGGTCTTGCGACGCATTTTATTCAGCGCGATCACGCGCTATTTCTCGGTCGAGGTGTTTACCACCCCGTTGCCAAGGAAGGGGCGCTTAAGCTCAAGGAAATCTCGTATATCCACGCAGAAGCGTATCCCGCTGGAGAGCTGAAGCACGGACCACTCGCCTTGGTCGACGATAAAATGCCGATTGTAGCGGTTGCGCCTAAGGATGATCTGCTCGACAAACTCAAGTCGAACCTCGAAGAAGTTCGTGCGCGAGGAGGTCAACTCTTTGTTTTTGCTGACCAAGCTGTGGGCTACGAAAGCGGTCCGGGAGTCACCGTAATCGACGTGCCCTCGGTCTCAGAACTGGCAGGTCCCATTGTCTACACCGTCGTGCTTCAGTTGCTTTCCTACCACGTGGCTGTAGCCAAAGGTACTGACGTTGATAAGCCCCGCAATTTAGCGAAGTCTGTGACGGTGGAGTAG
- the glmU gene encoding bifunctional UDP-N-acetylglucosamine diphosphorylase/glucosamine-1-phosphate N-acetyltransferase GlmU, with translation MLEVIVLAAGRGTRMRSSLPKVLHALASKPMIHHVLDTARALEASRIHVVVGHGAELVSSAIAADDVTTYVQSEQLGTGHAALAAAPHCQLESTVIVLFGDVPLLSSATLSRVIKAAESGPVLLAASVKDPHGYGRVIRDSNGAFERVVEQKDANVEELSVCEVNTGVLAAKSQNLKSWLARVTNDNAQGEYYLPDVLGLAVSDGHSVEVVVTDDEVETQGVNDRIQLEALERSLQIRQAEALMARGVYLSDKSRFDLRGELDCAEDVSIDVNVLIEGHVSIARGAAIEANCVLKDCTIGEGAIVRAFSHIEGATVGPDCQIGPYARLRPGAELSAKAKVGNFVEVKNSHFGEGAKANHLAYVGDAEIGAGSNIGAGTITCNYDGVNKHRTELGENVFIGSNSTLVAPLSVEDNGFVAAGSTVTSPVGESELAVGRAKQRNIKGWKRPEKSKK, from the coding sequence ATGCTTGAAGTAATAGTGCTGGCCGCCGGCCGCGGTACGCGCATGCGATCTTCATTACCGAAGGTGCTCCACGCCTTAGCCAGTAAACCCATGATTCACCATGTGCTCGACACTGCACGTGCGCTAGAGGCATCCAGAATTCATGTGGTTGTCGGTCACGGTGCCGAGCTGGTTTCCTCGGCGATTGCGGCCGATGACGTCACAACTTATGTTCAGTCCGAGCAGCTAGGTACGGGGCATGCTGCGCTTGCAGCGGCGCCGCACTGTCAGCTTGAAAGCACGGTTATTGTCCTTTTTGGCGATGTGCCGTTGCTGTCGTCGGCCACCTTATCGCGCGTTATTAAAGCGGCTGAATCAGGGCCGGTATTACTGGCTGCATCAGTAAAGGATCCCCATGGGTATGGCCGCGTCATTCGTGATTCAAACGGAGCATTTGAGAGGGTGGTTGAGCAAAAAGATGCCAATGTTGAGGAGCTGTCTGTTTGCGAGGTAAACACGGGGGTCCTGGCGGCGAAATCTCAGAACTTAAAGAGTTGGTTAGCGCGCGTGACGAATGACAATGCGCAAGGCGAATACTACTTACCCGACGTCTTAGGGCTGGCGGTTAGTGACGGGCACAGTGTGGAGGTTGTGGTGACAGATGACGAAGTTGAAACACAAGGCGTGAATGATCGCATTCAACTTGAAGCCCTTGAGCGCTCCCTACAAATTCGGCAGGCAGAAGCGCTAATGGCACGCGGGGTTTACCTTTCTGATAAAAGCCGGTTCGACCTTCGGGGAGAGCTGGATTGTGCCGAAGACGTATCGATTGACGTCAATGTGCTGATTGAGGGCCATGTCAGCATTGCCCGTGGTGCCGCCATCGAAGCAAATTGCGTGCTCAAAGACTGCACGATTGGCGAAGGCGCCATTGTCCGCGCTTTCTCGCATATCGAGGGCGCGACGGTCGGGCCCGATTGCCAAATTGGGCCTTATGCCCGACTGCGACCGGGCGCAGAGCTTTCGGCAAAGGCCAAGGTTGGAAACTTTGTTGAAGTGAAGAACAGTCATTTCGGCGAGGGCGCAAAGGCCAACCATCTCGCTTACGTTGGTGATGCTGAAATTGGTGCTGGTTCCAATATCGGCGCGGGGACGATCACCTGCAATTACGATGGGGTTAATAAACACCGAACAGAATTGGGCGAAAATGTCTTCATTGGTTCGAACAGTACATTGGTCGCGCCGCTAAGCGTTGAAGACAACGGATTCGTTGCAGCCGGTTCAACGGTAACCTCCCCTGTTGGCGAGTCTGAACTGGCCGTTGGGCGGGCAAAACAGCGCAATATTAAGGGGTGGAAACGCCCAGAAAAATCTAAGAAGTAG